Proteins encoded in a region of the Buchnera aphidicola (Phyllaphis fagi) genome:
- the prfB gene encoding peptide chain release factor 2, whose translation MILNIFNNHLNKLIKKKNQFKIMIQYNKKKNRIIEIQNILNKSHKWLHISLNEKIKKEKIKLQKIISDVKNIENNINDVKNFIELSIELQDTSIIVDITKELKKIKNKIKKINFYHIFSKKYDYCNCYLDIQSGSGGIDAQDWSKMLMRMYLKWLDKKKFKTEIIHELSGEIAGIKSATIRVIGKYAFGWLRTETGIHRLIRKSPFDSGNRRHTSFSSAFIYPEISNRITININPSDLRIDVYRASGAGGQHVNRTESAVRITHLPTLIVTQCQNQRSQHQNKEQAMQQMKSKLYDMEIKKKNQEKKIIENSKSSIGWGHQIRSYILDHSRIKDLRTGLEIRDIQSVLNGNLDLFIEKSLKIGL comes from the coding sequence ATAAACTAATAAAAAAAAAAAACCAATTTAAAATCATGATTCAATATAATAAAAAAAAAAACAGAATTATAGAAATACAAAATATATTAAATAAATCTCATAAATGGTTACATATTTCATTAAATGAAAAAATTAAAAAAGAAAAAATTAAATTACAAAAAATTATTTCAGATGTAAAAAATATTGAAAATAATATTAATGATGTTAAAAATTTTATTGAATTATCCATAGAACTTCAGGATACAAGTATTATTGTAGATATAACAAAAGAATTAAAAAAAATAAAAAACAAAATAAAAAAAATTAATTTTTATCATATTTTTTCTAAAAAATACGATTATTGTAACTGTTATCTTGATATACAATCCGGATCAGGAGGTATTGATGCTCAAGATTGGTCAAAAATGTTAATGAGAATGTATTTAAAATGGCTAGATAAAAAAAAATTTAAAACAGAAATAATTCATGAATTATCAGGAGAAATTGCAGGTATAAAATCAGCTACTATTCGAGTAATAGGAAAATATGCATTTGGTTGGTTAAGAACAGAAACGGGAATTCACAGATTAATTAGAAAAAGCCCATTTGATTCAGGTAATCGTCGTCATACATCTTTTAGTTCTGCATTTATTTATCCTGAGATAAGTAATAGAATAACAATTAACATTAATCCATCTGATCTAAGAATAGATGTTTATCGAGCCTCTGGAGCTGGAGGACAACATGTCAATCGAACAGAATCAGCAGTTAGAATTACTCATTTACCTACATTAATAGTGACTCAATGTCAAAATCAGCGTTCGCAACATCAAAATAAAGAACAAGCTATGCAGCAAATGAAATCGAAACTATATGATATGGAAATTAAAAAGAAAAATCAAGAAAAAAAAATTATAGAAAACAGTAAATCATCAATTGGATGGGGTCATCAAATTAGATCATATATATTAGATCATTCTCGTATTAAAGATCTTAGAACAGGACTCGAAATACGTGATATTCAATCAGTATTAAATGGTAATTTAGATCTCTTTATTGAAAAGAGTCTAAAAATAGGATTATAG
- the lysS gene encoding lysine--tRNA ligase, producing the protein MLNKKKINNQHEKNLINEYETRKKKLKSIRKTGFSFPNHFKPNINIIEIYKKYASKNNQELNIINIQVCIAGRMIQQRIMGKASFIIIQDMQEKIQIYVTSKKISSEFYQKQFKTWDLGDILGIEGTIFKTKTKELSIYCTKIYLLCKSLRPLPNKFHGLSDKETKYRKRYLDLITNKTSMNNFKIRSNILKTIRNFMDQNNFIEVETPMMHNIPGGATARPFITYHNTLNTKMYLRISPELYLKKLIIGGFNRIYEINRSFRNEGISSRHNPEFTMMELYMTYSNYTDLMYLIKNLLKKIVKKITGSYTIQYNQHIFDFNQPYQQFTMKESILHYHPNLKKSDLKNLEKIKKIAISYNINVPENWSIGKIISEIFETTIEKKLIQPTFITEYPIEVSPLSRRNDTKKHIADRFEFFIGGLEIGNGFSELNDPEDQKNRFLEQNNIKNHLKYEKTFYDKEYITAMEYGLPPTAGLGIGIDRLVMIMTNQTSIRNIILFPTLRSLMTQ; encoded by the coding sequence ATGTTAAATAAAAAAAAAATAAACAATCAACATGAAAAAAATTTAATAAACGAATACGAAACTAGAAAAAAAAAACTTAAAAGTATTCGTAAAACTGGTTTTTCCTTCCCAAATCATTTTAAACCTAATATTAATATCATAGAAATTTATAAAAAATATGCTTCTAAAAATAATCAAGAATTAAATATAATTAATATACAAGTTTGTATTGCAGGTCGTATGATTCAACAGCGTATCATGGGGAAAGCTTCATTTATTATAATACAAGATATGCAAGAAAAAATACAAATCTATGTTACATCAAAAAAAATATCTTCAGAATTCTACCAAAAACAATTTAAAACATGGGATTTAGGAGATATTCTTGGAATAGAAGGAACAATATTTAAAACAAAAACTAAAGAATTATCAATTTACTGCACAAAAATTTATTTACTATGTAAATCATTACGTCCACTACCAAATAAGTTTCACGGATTATCTGATAAAGAAACTAAATATCGTAAAAGATATCTTGATTTAATTACAAATAAAACATCAATGAATAATTTTAAAATACGTTCAAATATTTTAAAAACTATTCGAAATTTTATGGATCAAAATAATTTTATAGAAGTAGAAACACCTATGATGCATAATATTCCAGGTGGAGCAACAGCAAGACCTTTTATTACATATCATAATACTTTAAATACAAAAATGTATTTAAGAATATCTCCTGAACTATATTTAAAAAAATTAATTATTGGGGGTTTTAATCGCATATATGAAATAAATCGTAGTTTTCGAAATGAAGGTATTTCATCTCGTCATAATCCAGAATTTACTATGATGGAACTTTATATGACATATTCTAATTATACAGATTTAATGTATCTAATAAAAAACTTATTAAAAAAAATAGTAAAAAAAATTACAGGATCTTATACAATACAATATAATCAACATATTTTTGACTTTAATCAACCATATCAACAATTTACTATGAAAGAATCAATTTTACACTATCATCCCAATCTTAAAAAATCCGATCTTAAAAATCTTGAAAAAATAAAAAAAATTGCAATTTCATATAATATCAACGTTCCAGAAAATTGGAGTATAGGTAAAATCATTTCAGAAATTTTTGAAACAACAATAGAAAAAAAATTAATTCAACCAACTTTTATAACTGAATATCCTATTGAAGTATCTCCTTTATCTAGACGTAATGATACTAAAAAACATATTGCTGATAGATTTGAATTTTTTATTGGAGGATTAGAAATAGGAAATGGATTTTCTGAATTGAATGATCCAGAAGATCAAAAAAATAGATTTTTAGAACAAAATAATATAAAAAATCACCTAAAATATGAAAAAACATTTTATGATAAAGAGTATATTACTGCTATGGAATATGGACTACCACCTACAGCAGGTTTAGGTATTGGTATTGACCGACTAGTTATGATTATGACTAATCAAACTAGTATACGTAATATTATTCTTTTTCCAACACTACGATCTTTAATGACTCAATAA